The Streptomyces sp. TLI_105 DNA segment CGGGCGGCTCAGCCGAGCCCACCGGACTTGCCGGTGCCCCCGTCGGTGGTTCCCCCGGTGGTCTCGCCCGTGGTCTCGCCGGGGGGCGTCTCCCCGGTCGTCTCGCCGGTGGTTTCCCCGGTGGTCTCGCCGGGGGGCGTCTCCCCGGTCGTCTCCCCGGTCGTCTCCCCGGTGGTCTCGCCGGTGGTCTCGCCGGGGGGCGTCTCCCCGGTCGTTTCGCTGGTGGTCTCGCCGGTGGGGTTCAGTTGAACGGAGAGCGCGTCCTCGTCCTCGCCCCTGACCCCGCCCTCGTCCCGAAGGGTCACGCAGATGATGCGCGGCTGGTTGGAGGTCACGTCTCCCTGTCCCTGGGGGAAACTGAAGGACACCTTGAAGTCCTTCCCCTCCGACTTCGGCGGGACGGTGACGGTCTGGCTCGGTGGGGCGATGGGTTGGCGCTTCCCGTCCGGCGAGCAGTCCACGACCGCGACCGTGCCCACGTAGGGTTCGGACGACGGATTCTCCACGAACTTCTCGTAGGCGAACGGGAAGGTTCCACCGAAGGCGTCGGAGAGCCGGCCCGCGCGGCTGAAGTTTCCGCTGTCCTTCTCCCGCCTCCGCCGCTCCTGCGCGTCCGCTTCCGTGTCGCCTCCCCCCGTCGTCCCGGCGGTCGCCGTGGCGTCGGTGGAGTCGGTCGCGTCCGAGGCGACGCCGGTCTCGGAGGTCCGGTTCTCCCCCTCCGACCCGGAGGAGCAGCCGGTCAGCGGGGCGGCCCCGGCGCAGAGGAGAACGAGGGCGAGGAGCGCGCCCCTGGAGATCCGCCGACGAGTCGTCCTGCCGCGCATGGAGCCTCCCGATCCGGGGCGGTCGGAACGGACTGCCCCCGTCCCGTGTCCCGGCAGCCTAAAACGGCGTCATATCGGGTGAAACCGCCGTTCGGGTAGCTGTACCGGAGTGGCCCGCGCGCGCGTGGTGTCCCCGGCACCGGGTGCGCGGTGCCGGGGCGGTCGTCGGCGTCAGTACGTCAGGATCGCCGGGTCGGACTGGCTCGCCGCACCCGTCTCCACGTGACCGGCGAGGCGGCGGACGTGAGGGTGAGGTCGTACCAGCGGTGGGCGGCGGAGACGTCGACGCTGTGGGTGACCGCGGCGCCCTTCGCGACGGAGAGCGTCTCTGGGCACCGCCGTAGGCGTTGATGCCGGCGGTCCGGCAGCCCGGCGCCGCGAAGCCGGTCACTCCTGGGAGTGACGGAGAGCGATCGGGCCGACGACAGGCCGTCACCGGGTTCGGTCCGTGGGTCATGCCGCCGGTGCGCAGCCGGGACGGTGCCGTGACCGCCGGGAACGGCCGTCGTTCCTGACGTCCCGTGAGGTGCGGTGCGCGATGCCCTCGTCCGAACGCCTTGGGTCCGTATGCACCATCCCAAGTGGCAGGAGGCTCGGCGGCAGCTGACGGTGATCCGTGTCGCCGCGTATGGAGAGCCGACACTGGGTCAGCTGACGCGGCGTACGGAAGGAAGTTCAGCGATGCGCTCTGCCCGCATTCTCTTCGCCGCGGCTGCCACCGCCGGCACCCTGGCGCTCGCCGCACCCGGCGCCTACGCGATCACCGCAGGTGACTGGGACGGCTCCTCCCAGAGCAAGGAAAGCGACCACGGCTCCTCCCACAGCCAGGAGAGCGACCACGGCTCCTCCCACAGCGAGGAGAGCGACCACGGCAAGCCGAAGGGCGGCATGCACACCGGCTCCGGCGCCCTGTCCCTCGTCAGCGGAGACGAGTGGTCCAAGGAGCACGACAAGGGTGACAAGTCCGAGAAGGAGCACGACAAGGGCGACAAGTCCGAGAAGGAGCACGACAAGGGCGACCGGTACGAGAAGGAGCACGAGAAGCCCAAGGGCGGCATGCACACCGGCTCCGGCGCCCTGTCCCTCGTGAACGCCGACGACTGGACCAAGGACACGGAGAAGGACACGGAGAAGGGCAAGCAGAAGGACTGGAGCAAGGACACGGAGAAGGACGAGTCGAACGACGAGGGCGGCTACAAGTCGGAGAAGCCGAAGGGCGGCATGCACACGGGCGGCGGCGGCCTCGCGAGCGGCACCACGAACGTGACCGGCGCGGCCCTGGCCGCGGGCGGACTCGCCGCGTTCGTTCTCTACCGCCGTAGGAAGGCCGCCGGCGCGGCTGCGTGAGGAAGACCGGACGCAGGGGCCGTCTCCCGGACGGCGGCCCCTGCGTCCGGGAGACGGCCCCGCCCCCGTACCCCCGAGCCCGAATCTTCCGCCCGAGTCCGAAGGAGCCCCTGGTGACGACCCGACCGGATCCCGCTGACGCGGGAGCGTCCCGGCGTATCCCGCGGTGGGTGGCCCCCGCCGTGTTCTGGACGCTGGTTCTCGCTGTGCTTCTGCTCGTCTTCCGTCCGTGGGTGTCCGACCAGGACACGGAAGCACCGACCCGGCCCGCGGCCGCGGCCGAGCCCGGTGGCGCTGCGGCCCCCGCCCCGTCGTCACTCCCCGGCTCCTCGCGCCGTGCGTCGCCGAGTGCCGTCCCGGCGTCCGGTCCGTCGATGCCGAGGTCGGCCCCCACCCGGCTGAGGATTCCCAAGATCGGAGTGGACGCGCCGTTCACCGGCCTGAAGATCGGCCCTTCCGGTGCGCTCGACCCGCCCCCGGCCGACGACACGAACCTGGTGGGCTGGCAGGAGTCCGGCATCTCCCCGGGTGAACGGGGGACCGCGATCGTCGCGGGCCATCTGGACACGGCCACCGCCCCAGCCGTCTTCGCCCGGCTCGGCGAGCTCAAGGCCGGAGACACCTTCGAGGTGAGCCGCGCCGACGGCACCACCGCCGCCTTCCTCATCGACTCCGTGGAGGAGTTCAGCAAGGACGACTTCCCGGACCGGCGCGTCTACGAGGACACCCCCGACGCGCTCGTCCGGCTCATCACGTGCGCGGGCCCCTACGACCGCAAGGCCAAGGACTACACCGAGAACCTGGTCGTCTTCGCCCACCTGGAGGAGTCCGGCGAGT contains these protein-coding regions:
- a CDS encoding class F sortase, translated to MPRWVAPAVFWTLVLAVLLLVFRPWVSDQDTEAPTRPAAAAEPGGAAAPAPSSLPGSSRRASPSAVPASGPSMPRSAPTRLRIPKIGVDAPFTGLKIGPSGALDPPPADDTNLVGWQESGISPGERGTAIVAGHLDTATAPAVFARLGELKAGDTFEVSRADGTTAAFLIDSVEEFSKDDFPDRRVYEDTPDALVRLITCAGPYDRKAKDYTENLVVFAHLEESGEWAPPAEGGR